CATTGGCGACCGCGACCTGTTagcggtaaaagtggccttggaggagtggcggcactggttggagggggcacaggtaCCATTCGTAGTTTATACCGACCACAAAAATCTGGAATATTTGCGTTTGGCTAAATGCCTTAATTCCCGCCAGGCTAGGTGGGCAATTTTCTTTAGTCATTTTAACTTCTCATTGTCCTATTGACTGGGCTCAAAAAACGGTAAACCCGATGCTTTATCCCGACAGGGGGACCCAGGTGACACGCCATCCGACCCTGGCACTATTCTGGCTGCATCCTGTTTCGTGTCCGCTATTACTTGAGATATAGAGTCAAAGGTCAAATCAGCCTGGGGTAAGGAACCTGCCCCCGCCCATTGTCCACCGGACCGCCTATACGTTCCCAAGATGCTCAGGCTGGAGGTGATACGATGGTGCCATGATAGCCGCCTGTTCTGCCATCCAAGAATCAAGAAAACCATATCAGTAGTAAAAGAGCGGTTCTGGTGGGTGGGTCTTTCTACGGATGTAGCGGAGTATGTTAATGCATGTCCAATCTGCGCTACACAGAAATCATCTAATTGCCCACCTACAGGTACCTTATTTCCTCTTCCACTTCCAAAACGCCCGTGGTCGCACATTATTGTAGATTTCATCACTGGTCTTCCGTCCTCTAAAGGTAACATTGTCGTATTAACGGTAGTGATCACTTGTCTAAAATGGTACACTTCATTCCTCTGCCATGCCTCCCGTCAGCTAAGGAGACAGCGGAGGTCATGCTGTCTCAGGTTTTTAAGTTACATAGGTTACCTCAGGATATTGTGTCCAACCGGGGTCCACAGTTTGTGTCCCacttttggagggagttctgccgtctcctcAGGGTCACGTCAAGTCTCACctcgggctaccatccacaggccaatgggcaaaCTGAACGGTTAAACCAGGAATTAGAAAAAGGTCTCTGTATCCTTGCTTCCCAGCATCCAGCTTTGTGGTCTTCCCAACTCCCTTGGATTGAGTTTGCTCACAATAGTTTGCCTTCAGCGTCCTCCGGCTTCTTCCCTTTTCATGTTGTGTTCGGTCACCAGCCTTCAATTTTTCCCGCAGTTGCCCACAAGTTGTCTGTTCCCTCAGCTCTCAGTCTCATCATCCGttgccaacaaacctgggagcagGCTAGGCATGCTCTGTTGCATTCTTCCGTGATTTACAAGGCCACTGCGGATTGGAGGTGGTCAGCCGCACCGCCGTACACCCCCAGACAAAACATCTGGCTGTCCACGCATCACTTGACTCTACAGGGTGCTCCTAGAAAACTGACTCCCCGGTTCGTTGGTCCTTTTCCGGTTTCCAAGGTCATTAATCCAGTTGCCATTCGTCTCCGCCTTCCCCGGTCTATGCGCGTCCACCCCACTTTTCATGTTAGTCAAGTTAAGCCTGTCCGGTCTACTGCTCTGTGTCCTCCTGCCATTCCCCCACCTTCTGCCCGGTACGTGGATGGTGGCCCTGTTTTCGCTGTGCGCCAACTCTTGGTTTCTCGCTGCTGTGGGCACGGCATCCAGTATCTGTTtcattgggagggttatggcccagaggagcggtcgtgggttccctcccggtTTATTTTGGACCCCGGGCTTGTCCGGGACTTTCATGCCGCTCACCCTgcctctcctgggccgtcggggtcGGCCATGGCggtgggggtactgtcagggcctGACGGTTTATCTGGTCAGTTACggggtttttggtttgtttttattctcTGCTTGCTTCTGTATTATTTTTCTATTTGTGTGGGATTTTGgtgttggggtctgtctgtggttctctctctatctctctggccacaccccacTTCTGGGTCTTGCTTTGCACACCTGTCTGTAatctgctgattgccacctggggctttattagctcacagGTTGTGTTGAaggtttgccagtttgttgcgccttgtgccatcATTCCAGCTCTTGTTCTTGTATTTTCCATTTTTGCCTGCTTCTGTGTGTTCTCAACCTCCTGCCCATTTCTACCGACTCAAACTAGCCTGATGATCCTGGTACTTCTGTGTTtactggactgcctttctgtgtactgaccATTGCTTGCCCTCACATTAAAGCTTGTTTGCAACCTGAGCTTGGActttgagccttgcatttgtctccaaccTCACCTGCCTGTCACTTACTGATCTGACTGACAAGCTCAATAACTTTAATTTAGAGATACAGGATAAGGacaaacacatcatcaacatGATCAGCTCTGTGAACATGTTTAAAAGAAAGCTACacctgctatcaagcaggttgcaacagtgtgacctgtgAAATGTTCACAGAGCTTAAGCATCGGGGTAAAGACTGTGGAGCTTGAGAGTGCACACTATGATGatcaagtgcagagcatcttgacagaatttgacaggtgcttaacatccattgagcctgttgtcagttgtctttgttttccgtttggggaaaatatagatgtggattgCATAAtgtcaaagtggcatcactcttcaacctggatagctgtgctattgagaatgagattgtcacactgaaaaatgacatggagctcaaatccagagcaatacttgacatgaatgtccaattctggaatctaatgcagaaagagagtccctgagtgcctgcttacagctggcattcagctcctactgtctggactatgagagactagctttctcctctcagtgccagaaggcTCACTAAGGCAGAGAACAACTTTTCCAGTTGAATTATGTTTCTGTTGTTGGGGCCTCAGTGTGGCCTTCaactataaaaaacaaacaaacaaatatacaaacaaaaaaagaggagcagccgaatggacaacaacatctaACTGAATTGTTGAAGGAATGGTGAGATATTCATCAGACAAAACATTTGGGCAGTACAGCTGAAGTCACTACAGAATACTGATCGacacaaaataaatcattttctaaccttttagCAGCAATTTCAGTCATTTCCCCACATAATTTATATGacataatacacacttatgaaagctcatctcacaatttattattatttatttaacctttatttaaccagctgatactcctttgtcagcttgttgtaCTCAAACGCTacacaaaacaacattttcagatcactttaacccaagtttaagtcagcgaaTCATCATATTTCTATTTAATCAAATGCCTGGTGATGCGGAATAACGCTAAGCAAACTGGAGGCTGCTGCCAACATCTCACAGGCTGCATCAGCCATCTCGTGgactaaatagaaatcaatggacGGGACGCAATGTAACGTGCATGACTCCAATAAGCCCCCAGTTCGGTGATATAGGGGTATAAAAAATGATATCTACCCTTGCAGCATTGTCTATTTTGATTTATTAGTTATCCTGTAGAGTTAGCATGCAAAGCATGCAACATTTTTGTTGCAAAGAATATCTGAATATTCTGCATTTTATACAGTTTTGAAACATGGTAACACAGTATGTCGCAAACTCTTCACCAAGAAGCAGTAAAACACATCAAAGAATTCCCTGCCTTGTACAGTGACTTTTGTGATGGAAATCTAGCAATGAACCTCAATGATCTGACAAAAGAGAACACATATGGTGACCACGTAACTCTGCTGGCACTATCAAGACTACAATATCCAATTCCTGATAGCGTCAGCAGACAGCTCAGAGTACACTCTCCTAATCTCACCTGGAGGCAAGTACAGTGAACAAATGTTCCTGCTAATACTGAGTTACTTTCCAGAAGACAATGTCAGCATGCCATTGAAAGTCAGGCAAAAACAGAGTCGCTGTCTCAGGTGTGCAAGGATGGCCAACAATCTCCAATGTTTTCAGAACCATTCGAACATGATGGACAGTCAGACTGTGATGAAGGACGTTTGACCATGATGAAGAAAAAGGACAGATAGACCGTGATGAAGGACAGGAAGGAAAGTTTGATCGTGAGGAAGGACAACAAGCACAATCTGACCGTGATGAAGAAAAAGGACAGATAGACCATGTTGAAGGACAAGTACAATCTGACCATGATGAAGACAAAGGACAGATAGACCGTGATGAAGGACATGTAGGAAAGTCTGACCATGATGAAGGACAGGAAGGACATTCTGATTGTGATGGACAAGTACAGTCTGACCATGATGAAGAAAAAGGACAGATAGACCATGATGAAGGACAGGAAGGACAGTCTGACCGTGATGAAGAAAAAGGACAGATAGACCGTAATGAAGGACAACAAGTACAATCTGACCATGATGAAGACAAAGGACAGATAGACCGTGATGAAGGTCAAGTACAATCTGACCGTGATGAAGAAAAAGGACAGATAGACCGTGTTGAAGGACAAGTACAATCTGACCATGATGAAGAAAAAGGACAGATAGACCGTGTTGAAGGACAAGTACAATCTGACCATGATGAAGACAAAGGACAGATAGACCGTGATGAAGGTCAAGTACAATCTGACCGTGATGAAGAAAAAGGACAGATAGACCGTGTTGAAGGACAAGTACAATCTGACCGTGATGAAGAAAAAGGACAGATAGACCGTGTTGAAGGACAAGTACAATCTGACCATGATGAAGACAAAGGACAGATAGATCATGATGAAGGACATGTAGGAAAGTCTGACTGTGATGAAGAAAAAGGACAGATAGACCATGATGAAGGACATGTAGGAAAGTCTGACTGTGATGAAGAAAAAGGACAGATAGATCATGATGAAGGACATGTAGGAAAGTCTGACTGTGATGAAGAAAAAGGACAGATAGACCATGATGAAGGACAGGAAGGAcattctgattgtgatgaaggACAAGTACAGTCTGACCGTGATGAAGAAAAAGGACAGATAGACCGTAATGAAGGACAACAAGTACAATCTGACCATGATGAAGACAAAGGACAGATAGACCGTGATGAAGGACATGTAGGAAAGTCTGACTGTGATGAAGAAAAAGGACAGATAGATCATGATGAAGGACATGTAGGAAAGTCTGACTGTGATGAAGAAAAAGGACAGATAGACCATGATGAAGGACAGGAAGGAcattctgattgtgatgaaggACAAGTACAGTCTGACCGTGATGAAGAAAAAGGACAGATAGACCGTAATGAAGGACAAGTACAATCTGACCATGATGAAGACAAAGGACAGATAGACCGTGATGAAGGACATGTAGGAAAGTCTGACCGTGATGAAGAAAAAGGACAGATAGACCATGATGAAGGAcattctgattgtgatgaaggACAAGTACAGATAGACCGTGATGAAGGACAGGAAGGACAGTCTGACCATGATGAAGAAAAAGGACAGATAGACCGTAATGAAGGACAACAAGTACAATCTGACCATGATGAAGACAAAGGACAGATAGACCGTGATGAAGGACATATGATGAAGTGATGAAGAAAAAGGACAGATAGATCGTGAGGAAGGACAGGAAGGACAGTCTGACCGTGATGAAGAAAGGACAACAAGTGTTAGGGACTGAGGTGGCGAGGCACAGCgggcggatggacacaaatgcatgactcagatgtgggttaaggaaaaggctttatccaaaaaacaggctcaggtcgatacacagggtcacaaggAGGCAGGCGGCAGTACAGACAGTGTTGAGGCGGCGGCGTGGTCAGTGACAAGCAGAGTTCCAGAAGGCGCAAACAGTGTATCAGAGAaggcaaaaaacaagcagggttcaggcacagagaagcaggttaacaggctcaggcagaaacgtggtcaaggacaagcagaggtcgagaacggcaaaaacacagactatgacaggatacaggtggcttggaaggaggcagaatgcacaacgaactagcagtgagctgttgaagacaaggggtttaaatcagaggataatcagggcgtgatgagatgcaggtgcaggaaagaaggcgtggctgagtgagatgagtggagtgacaggtgggcgtgtcagacaaaagcaggaaaaagaggaatatgacagtgacagaacaaatgttaaacaataaggaaataatgatacctagaatacaaatgtggtaacagaataaacaaaggcaggaacagaacagaaaattaaaggctggacctAAACTaaatgagaactcaacatgtggcaggagtgtacagaaaaccctgatttacaaatgtgttcaagacagtgactgaataaccagaaagtaaaggatgaagactaaactagaacagaactcaataagtggctgaagtgtaacagataatcctcaaaacttaatgtgataacacagtatgactaaataaaaagcagagactaaactagaacagaacttaatgTGGCtaaagtgtaacagatcataaaaccaagaccaaagtggaagaaacagaaaataaacattcagggtcagacagaaggacaaagagagggaaacagacagagactgggggataaaaccagattcggggcaggtccagggctaaaacctgacaACAAGTACAATCTGACCATGATGAAGGCAAAGGACAGATAGACCGTGATGAAGGACATGTAGGAAAGTCTGACCGTGATGAAGAAAAAGGACAGATAGACCGTGACGAAGGACAGGAAGGACAGATAGACCGTGATGGACAGGAAGGAAAGTCTGACTGTGATGAAGAAAAAGGACAGATAGACCGTGATGAAGGACAGGAAGGAAAGTCTGATCGTGATGAAGGACAACAAGCACAGTCTGACTGTGATGAAGAAAAAGGTCAGATAGACCGTGATGAAGAACAGGAAGGACAGTCTGACCGTGATGAAGAAAAAGGACAGATGACCGTGATGAAAGACAGGAAGGACAGTCTGACTGTGATGAAG
The nucleotide sequence above comes from Thalassophryne amazonica chromosome 10, fThaAma1.1, whole genome shotgun sequence. Encoded proteins:
- the LOC117518178 gene encoding involucrin-like codes for the protein MNLNDLTKENTYGDHVTLLALSRLQYPIPDSVSRQLRVHSPNLTWRTFDHDEEKGQIDRDEGQEGKFDREEGQQAQSDRDEEKGQIDHVEGQVQSDHDEDKGQIDRDEGHVGKSDHDEGQEGHSDCDGQVQSDHDEEKGQIDHDEGQEGQSDRDEEKGQIDRNEGQQVQSDHDEDKGQIDRDEGQVQSDRDEEKGQIDRVEGQVQSDHDEEKGQIDRVEGQVQSDHDEDKGQIDRDEGQVQSDRDEEKGQIDRVEGQVQSDRDEEKGQIDRVEGQVQSDHDEDKGQIDHDEGHVGKSDCDEEKGQIDHDEGHVGKSDCDEEKGQIDHDEGHVGKSDCDEEKGQIDHDEGQEGHSDCDEGQVQSDRDEEKGQIDRNEGQQVQSDHDEDKGQIDRDEGHVGKSDCDEEKGQIDHDEGHVGKSDCDEEKGQIDHDEGQEGHSDCDEGQVQSDRDEEKGQIDRNEGQVQSDHDEDKGQIDRDEGHVGKSDRDEEKGQIDHDEGHSDCDEGQVQIDRDEGQEGQSDHDEEKGQIDRNEGQQVQSDHDEDKGQIDRKGQIDRDEGHVGKSDRDEEKGQIDRDEGQEGQIDRDGQEGKSDCDEEKGQIDRDEGQEGKSDRDEGQQAQSDCDEEKGQIDRDEEQEGQSDRDEEKGQMTVMKDRKDSLTVMKKKVR